In a single window of the Magnolia sinica isolate HGM2019 chromosome 7, MsV1, whole genome shotgun sequence genome:
- the LOC131251950 gene encoding uncharacterized protein LOC131251950: MSVAQYENRFTKLSRYTSEMIANEAVKMRRFTTGLRSGIRSKMCCANIMTYTELVEVSIRAEQDEERVTQNRSQLGPRNRVEGPSSSFTGKRARPSSPPRLAATPAPSTRQAQICTYCRRAGHSEPYCFRRMRDLGFTPPQRNIRPPQPALQIPPLRAMGPNQQFRRPPPPQVRPPKWPIQQPNFPQQARVHALAVEGQDAAVPTPMAFKVTARIQGTPIFLLVDTGSTASLISHATVKHLGLRPSPFVGVKIITAAGTFSEVTKICYDCPIDLGCTVAHVDLIVTKIFHYDVILGMDWLTVVKAEIDCDARTVKIHEDDDTSLTFLVQVSYERKILCYASLEDGYTGPSITDMPVVQDFWDVFKNIPGLPPRREIDFMIDLVPGAKPISLPTYRMPPCEMEELRTQIDDLL; this comes from the coding sequence ATGAGCGTGGCCCAATATGAGAACCGCTTTACGAAACTCTCCCGCTATACTTCCGAAATGATTGCTAATGAAGCGGTCAAGATGAGACGGTTCACGACAGGGCTGCGAAGCGGTATTCGCTCTAAGATGTGTTGTGCCAATATCATGACATACACCGAGCTTGTCGAGGTGTCCATCAGGGCGGAGCAGGATGAGGAGCGGGTCACCCAAAACCGCTCACAGTTAGGGCCACGAAACAGGGTGGAGGGACCATCCTCCTCTTTTACAGGGAAAAGGGCGCGCCCTAGCTCACCACCCCGACTCGCCGCCACACCGGCCCCTTCTACGCGACAGGCCCAGATATGTACTTATTGCAGGAGAGCAGGACACTCTGAGCCCTATTGTTTCAGGAGGATGAGAGACCTTGGCTTCACACCGCCTCAGCGCAACATTAGGCCCCCACAGCCGGCCTTACAGATTCCGCCCCTACGGGCAATGGGGCCTAACCAGCAGTTTCGACGTCCACCACCACCTCAAGTTAGACCACCAAAATGGCCCATACAACAGCCGAATTTTCCACAGCAGGCTCGGGTACATGCCCTAGCGGTTGAGGGCCAAGATGCGGCAGTCCCTACTCCTATGGCCTTTAAGGTGACGGCCCGCAtacaaggtactcccatattccttttggtggacaccgggtctacTGCTTCTCTTATATCTCATGCAACTGTCAAGCATCTGGGGCTACGCCCTAGCCCCTTTGTGGGGGTAAAGATCATTACTGCCGCCGGTACTTTTTCAGAGGTGACGAAGATATGCTATGATTGCCCCATCGACTTGGGATGCACGGTGGCACATGTGGATTTGATAGTGACCAAAATcttccattacgacgtcatcctgggcatggactggTTGACAGTGGTGAAGGCGGAAATTGATTGTGATGCAAGGACGGTAAAGATACATGAGGACGACGATACTTCCCTCACGTTTCTGGTCCAGGTCAGCTATGAACGAAAgattttgtgttatgcttcattggaggacGGATATACTGGACCTTCGATAACGGACATGCCCGTGGTCCAGGATTTTTGGGACGTATTCAAAAACATACCTGGACTTCCGcctcgacgtgagatagacttcatGATTGATCTGGTTCCTGGAGCCAAGCCCATCTCCTTGCCTACTTaccgcatgcccccatgtgagatggaagaattgCGGACTCAAATCGATGATTTGTTATAG
- the LOC131251952 gene encoding uncharacterized protein LOC131251952 translates to MVREWDIVEFIRDFDMKLTVEEPYEFIAHVQAQPMIDSKIIEAQEGDELLKKMREGATNDGKSKWRVGTDGGLWYRGRLCVPNLQGLREEVLDAAHNSKLAMHPGSTKMYRDIKRTYWWDNMKKEIAGYESWDDCLPYAEFTYNNSFQASIGMAPYEALYGRPCRAPHCWEEISEKGLLGPDLVRITTENIGIIRRRLLTAQSRQKSYADTRRRDLKFEAGGHVFLKISPIKGVLRFSKKGKLAPGFIRPF, encoded by the exons atggtgagagagtgggacatCGTGGAGTTCATTCGAGACTTCGACATGAAGCTGACGGTGGAGGAACCTTATGAGTTCATAGCCCACGTTCAAGCCCAGCCAATGATTGacagtaaaatcattgaagcccaAGAGGGCGATGAGCTATTGAAGAAAATGAGGGAAGGGGCAACGAATGATGGAAAGTCCAAATGGAGAGTCGGCACCGATGGGGGACTGTGGTACCGAGGCCGCCTTTGTGTTCCAAACCTTCAGGGACTACGAGAAGAAGTTTTAGATGCCGCCCACAACtccaagttggcgatgcatcccggtagtacaaagatgtaccgaGATATAAAGCGAACctattggtgggataacatgaagaaggaaatagcGGGATAT GAGAGTTGGGACGACTGCCTCCCATATGCCGAGTTCacctacaacaatagcttccaagctagcATCGGTATGGCACCttacgaggccttgtatgggcgtccatgccgAGCCCCGCATTGCTGGGAGGAAATTAGCGAGAAGGGTTTGCTAGGACCGGACCTGGTGCGGATCACGACCGAAAATATTGGAATTATCCGGCGCCGCCTCTTGACGGCTCAAAGCAGGCAGAAAAGCTATGCCGACACAAGGCGAAGAGACTTGAAATTTGAAGCTGGGGGCCacgtatttctcaagatctccccAATAAAGGGCGTTTTACGCTttagcaagaaggggaagctcgcGCCAGGGTTCATTAGGCCGTTCTAG